One Luteitalea sp. genomic window carries:
- a CDS encoding threonine/serine dehydratase, translated as MVTLVDRIVAAAKRIQPHTRETRLERSDVLAPSVASDVCLKCENLQHTGSFKLRGALNKTLLLSPETLARGVVAASTGNHGRGVAHALAAVGGRGTIYLPTTAPGSKVEALRQYASINLEFHGTDSSVTEAHAREVAERSGRVYISPYNDLDVIAGQGTVGVEIWRQCSMVEALFVAVGGGGLVTGVASYLKAQDPSVRIIGCWPEHAPALHAALTLGRIVEIPERPTLSDATAGGLEPGAVTFDLARELIDDHVLVSEDEIAAAIRLVHAEHDMVIEGAAGVAVAGYRKAAARYSGQRSAIILCGGNIARSTLTSLLSA; from the coding sequence GTGGTGACGCTGGTAGATCGGATCGTCGCGGCCGCGAAACGTATTCAGCCGCACACACGGGAAACCCGGCTGGAGCGCAGTGACGTTCTCGCACCGAGCGTCGCATCTGACGTGTGTTTGAAGTGCGAGAACTTGCAGCACACCGGCTCCTTCAAGCTACGCGGGGCGCTCAACAAGACTCTGCTTCTGTCACCGGAGACACTCGCCCGCGGCGTGGTGGCTGCTTCCACCGGCAATCATGGTCGCGGTGTGGCGCATGCGCTTGCAGCGGTCGGTGGACGCGGAACGATCTACCTGCCGACCACCGCGCCCGGCAGTAAAGTGGAGGCGCTGCGGCAGTATGCGAGCATCAACCTCGAGTTCCACGGCACCGACAGCTCCGTGACCGAAGCCCACGCACGCGAGGTTGCCGAGCGCAGCGGCCGCGTCTACATCTCGCCGTACAACGACCTCGACGTCATTGCTGGCCAAGGAACGGTCGGTGTCGAGATCTGGCGCCAGTGTTCCATGGTCGAGGCTCTGTTTGTCGCGGTGGGCGGCGGAGGGCTCGTCACGGGTGTTGCCTCTTATCTCAAAGCTCAGGACCCTTCAGTTCGGATCATCGGCTGTTGGCCGGAGCACGCACCGGCGCTACATGCGGCGCTCACGCTCGGGCGCATCGTCGAGATCCCGGAGCGACCGACCTTGTCGGACGCCACGGCCGGAGGTCTCGAGCCAGGAGCGGTGACGTTCGATCTCGCGCGCGAGCTCATCGACGACCATGTGCTGGTGAGCGAAGACGAGATCGCAGCGGCCATTCGCCTGGTGCACGCCGAGCACGACATGGTGATCGAAGGCGCCGCTGGCGTCGCGGTCGCCGGATACCGCAAGGCCGCTGCGCGGTACTCCGGGCAGCGAAGCGCGATCATCCTCTGTGGCGGCAACATCGCGCGAAGCACGCTCACATCATTGCTCTCTGCATAA
- a CDS encoding DUF1080 domain-containing protein, whose translation MKKIVTTLCLASFVALAGLAASTQQADDEGWIPLFDGKTLEGWKAGENAETFTVEDGAIVVDGPRAHLFYVGPVQEHDFENFEFKADVMTTPGSNSGMYFHTAYQDEGWPKAGFEIQVNNSHTDPKRTGSLYNIQDNYEAPAKDDEWFTQHIIVQGTRVLVKVNGKDVTDYTEPESSDTPSKEAGSRLSRGTFALQGHDPQSKVFYKNIMVKPLP comes from the coding sequence ATGAAGAAGATTGTCACCACACTCTGTCTTGCTTCATTCGTGGCTCTCGCAGGCTTGGCGGCGTCGACGCAGCAGGCGGATGATGAGGGCTGGATACCGCTGTTCGACGGCAAGACGCTCGAGGGCTGGAAGGCCGGCGAGAACGCGGAGACCTTCACGGTCGAGGACGGCGCCATCGTCGTCGATGGCCCGCGCGCGCACCTCTTCTACGTGGGACCCGTACAGGAACACGACTTCGAGAACTTCGAATTCAAGGCCGACGTCATGACCACGCCCGGCTCGAACTCTGGGATGTACTTCCATACGGCCTACCAAGACGAGGGCTGGCCGAAAGCCGGCTTCGAGATTCAGGTCAACAACAGTCACACGGATCCGAAGCGCACCGGCAGCCTGTACAACATCCAGGACAACTACGAGGCGCCGGCGAAAGACGACGAGTGGTTCACGCAGCACATCATCGTTCAGGGCACGCGTGTGTTGGTGAAGGTGAATGGGAAGGACGTGACCGATTACACCGAGCCAGAGTCCAGCGATACGCCATCCAAGGAGGCCGGTAGCAGATTGTCGCGAGGCACGTTCGCGCTGCAAGGCCACGATCCGCAGAGCAAGGTGTTCTACAAGAACATCATGGTCAAGCCGCTACCCTGA
- a CDS encoding TIM barrel protein: MSRSRRQFLAAAGCVSAAAAFTTPPAAHAAPAQASGRRVKLALSTYSYWHFRTEKVPIETVIDKAADFGVEGVDVLHRQMSGEDSAYLNKLKRHAFVNGVALVSLSIHQDFVDPDPAARQKDIDHTIKCIEMCGQMGIPCMRLNTGRWNTIESFDDLMKARGIEPVLPGHTEDEGFKWCIDSIEKVLPKAEECGVLLALENHWGLARTPEGQLRILDAIESPWLGALMDTGNFLEDPYEKLKMIAPRTVFVQAKTYDGGGEWYSLDLDYDRIAQILAEVNYAGYIALEFEGKEDPDAAVPRSLERLRSAFGLSSSSARA, encoded by the coding sequence ATGTCCCGATCCAGGCGTCAGTTTCTAGCGGCAGCCGGTTGCGTGAGCGCTGCCGCGGCGTTCACTACGCCTCCAGCAGCCCACGCTGCGCCCGCGCAAGCCTCCGGCCGGCGCGTGAAGCTTGCGCTGTCTACCTATTCGTATTGGCACTTCCGCACCGAGAAGGTGCCGATTGAGACGGTCATCGACAAGGCGGCTGACTTCGGCGTCGAAGGGGTGGACGTGCTGCATCGCCAGATGTCCGGGGAAGATTCCGCGTATCTCAACAAGTTGAAGCGACACGCGTTTGTCAATGGTGTCGCGCTGGTCAGCCTGTCGATTCACCAGGACTTCGTCGATCCAGATCCGGCGGCGCGGCAGAAGGACATCGATCACACGATCAAGTGCATCGAGATGTGCGGGCAGATGGGTATTCCATGTATGCGGTTGAACACGGGCCGCTGGAACACCATCGAGTCGTTCGACGATCTGATGAAGGCACGTGGCATCGAGCCGGTGCTGCCCGGCCACACGGAAGACGAAGGCTTCAAGTGGTGCATCGATAGCATCGAGAAGGTGCTGCCGAAGGCGGAGGAGTGTGGCGTGTTGCTGGCGCTCGAGAATCATTGGGGCCTCGCCCGCACACCGGAAGGGCAATTGCGTATCCTCGATGCCATCGAGTCGCCGTGGCTCGGCGCATTGATGGATACGGGCAACTTTCTAGAGGACCCGTACGAGAAGCTGAAGATGATCGCACCGAGGACTGTCTTTGTTCAGGCGAAGACCTACGACGGCGGCGGCGAATGGTACTCGCTCGATCTCGACTACGACCGGATCGCGCAGATCCTCGCCGAGGTCAACTACGCTGGGTACATCGCGCTCGAGTTCGAAGGCAAGGAGGACCCGGATGCCGCGGTTCCGCGGAGCCTCGAACGGCTGCGAAGCGCCTTCGGCCTCTCCTCGTCGTCAGCTCGCGCATGA